Proteins encoded in a region of the Pieris brassicae chromosome 3, ilPieBrab1.1, whole genome shotgun sequence genome:
- the LOC123706961 gene encoding uncharacterized protein LOC123706961 isoform X2 → MQMNQHVLAKQGLVLNVKGTSKARWTRPMPTIPHIKVYSENMEVLRIDISIDTKENTLLSNSLTIPFHFILPRDLPSSFQDSIAKTHYRVIIKTTKICKIMKKRVFPFVVVAHLNLNHFEYMLYKEKYLYELTKSFGKFKQYQFRIKTYKGIGSNQRNIPFVAYITNDKKIKVSKIVISLLQKLEYTVKSGYYNTEKKIHEIFFKDFKHNLEETYTFLIDIPPVVPSTINLERTLIKISYVYKITVCFRFHFSMNMEIPVVIGSTPVIFTK, encoded by the exons ATGCAAATGAATCAGCATGTTTTAGCAAAGCAAG gcCTAGTGTTAAATGTTAAAGGAACAAGTAAAGCTAGATGGACACGTCCAATGCCTACAATACCACATATAAAAGTCTATTCAGAAAATATGGAAGTTCTTCGAATCGATATATCGATTGATACTAAGg agaACACGTTGCTATCAAATAGTTTAACTATCCCCTTCCATTTTATTCTTCCGCGTGATTTACCATCAAGTTTTCAAGATTCAATAGCCAAAACACATTATcgtgttataataaaaactacaaaaatatgtaaaataatgaagAAACGGGTATTCCCATTTGTTGTTGTTGCGCATTTAAACCTTAATCATTTTGAGTATATGTTATACAAA GAGAAGTACCTATATGAACTAACCAAGAGCTTtggtaaatttaaacaatatcagtttagaataaaaacatataaaggAATTGGATCTAATCAGCGAAATATACCATTTGTAGCATATATAACTAACGACAAAAAGATCAAAGTCTCGAAAATAGTGATATCCCTTCTGCAG aaattagAATACACAGTGAAGTCGGGTTATTATAACactgaaaagaaaatacatgaaatattttttaaagacttCAAACACAACTTGGAAGAaacttatacatttttaatagatatacCACCGGTTGTACCGTCTACAATAAATTTGGAACGTACGTTGATAAAAATCTCTTATGTTTATAAG ATCACAGTGTGTTTTCGATTTCATTTTAGTATGAATATGGAAATTCCTGTGGTTATTGGATCAACACctgtaatttttacaaaataa
- the LOC123706958 gene encoding heterogeneous nuclear ribonucleoprotein 27C isoform X9: MRMNPDMDDDEKGKLFVGGLSWETSQENLQRYFSRYGDVIDCVVMKNSESGRSRGFGFVTFAEPSLVNIVLQNGPHQLDGRTIDPKPCNPRTLQKPKRGGGYPKVFLGGLPSNITETDLRVFFGRYGKVMEVVIMYDQEKKKSRGFGFLSFEDEMSVERVTQEHFINLNGKQVEIKRAEPRDGSGKLGSGGSGMGGGGMGGAPGDAPAAGQWGPPQAPMNMIQGHNGQMGGPPINMPMAGPNIMQGYQGWGTSGQTSYASYGAAGGGAGPGNYQGWGAPPGPQAPPHAPAWPATNNYTQHAQPPAQGYGSYANYSSAPAGASAGGSWTNWNMPQNSNSTGSAGSYVPLSEGGEMYGRGGGAGAGGAAPALAGALSSAALSKSSSADYSTYQQYPPAYQQDQLVDQGQEWLLQKDN; this comes from the exons ATGCGTATGAATCCAGACATGGACGATGATGAGAAGGG AAAACTGTTTGTTGGTGGGCTATCATGGGAGACATCGCAAGAGAATCTCCAGCGCTACTTTTCACGTTATGGTGACGTGATTGACTGTGTGGTGATGAAGAATAGCGAGTCTGGCCGCTCCAGAGGCTTCGGTTTTGTGACCTTTGCTGAGCCATCACTTGTTAATATTGTCTTGCAAAATGGCCCTCATCAACTTGATGGCAG GACAATCGACCCAAAGCCATGCAATCCACGCACGCTTCAGAAACCCAAACGTGGGGGTGGTTATCCTAAGGTGTTCCTTGGGGGTCTGCCTTCGAACATTACTGAGACCGATTTGAGAGTTTTCTTCGGAAGATACGGAAAGGTCATGGAAGTCGTAATCATGTACGATCAGGAAAAGAAGAAGTCCAGGG GTTTTGGTTTCCTGTCATTTGAAGATGAGATGTCTGTAGAACGTGTGACTCAGGAACATTTCATCAACCTTAATGGAAAGCAG GTGGAAATTAAGCGCGCTGAACCCCGCGATGGGTCTGGAAAACTGGGTAGTGGCGGTAGCGGCATGGGTGGTGGTGGTATGGGTGGAGCCCCAGGGGACGCGCCCGCTGCAGGCCAATGGGGACCGCCTCAAGCCCCAATGAATATGATCCAGGGCCACAATGGACAGATGGGTGGTCCACCCATCAACATGCCAATGGCTGGACCGAACATTATGCAAGG ATACCAAGGCTGGGGGACATCTGGACAGACTTCGTACGCGTCGTACGGCGCAGCCGGTGGCGGTGCGGGCCCCGGAAACTACCAGGGCTGGGGTGCTCCGCCCGGACCCCAGGCCCCGCCGCACGCGCCCGCTTGGCCTGCCACTAACAACTACACGCAGCACGCACAGCCGCCGGCTCAGGGCTACGGCAGTTACg CGAACTACAGCTCGGCGCCGGCGGGCGCGTCCGCGGGCGGCAGCTGGACCAACTGGAACATGCCGCAGAACTCCAACTCGACCGGCTCCG CAGGCTCGTACGTGCCGCTGTCCGAGGGCGGCGAGATGTACGGACGCGGCGGAGGCGCCGGCGCCGGAGGGGCCGCGCCTGCGTTGGCCGGGGCGCTCTCTTCTGCGGCTCTCAGCAAGTCATCGTCGGCCGACTACAGCACTTACCAACAGTACCCGCCGGCTTATCAGCAGGACCAG TTGGTCGATCAGGGCCAAGAGTGGCTCCTCCAGAAAGACAATTAA
- the LOC123706961 gene encoding uncharacterized protein LOC123706961 isoform X1 — translation MVLEDCQVVFNNYKGCFYTGDIVTGSVILGLKHSGIVKGLVLNVKGTSKARWTRPMPTIPHIKVYSENMEVLRIDISIDTKENTLLSNSLTIPFHFILPRDLPSSFQDSIAKTHYRVIIKTTKICKIMKKRVFPFVVVAHLNLNHFEYMLYKEKYLYELTKSFGKFKQYQFRIKTYKGIGSNQRNIPFVAYITNDKKIKVSKIVISLLQKLEYTVKSGYYNTEKKIHEIFFKDFKHNLEETYTFLIDIPPVVPSTINLERTLIKISYVYKITVCFRFHFSMNMEIPVVIGSTPVIFTK, via the exons ATGGTATTAGAAGATTGTCAAgtggtttttaataattataagggATGTTTTTATACTGGTGATATTGTAACGGGATCTGTAATATTAGGATTAAAACACAGTGGCATTGTAAAAG gcCTAGTGTTAAATGTTAAAGGAACAAGTAAAGCTAGATGGACACGTCCAATGCCTACAATACCACATATAAAAGTCTATTCAGAAAATATGGAAGTTCTTCGAATCGATATATCGATTGATACTAAGg agaACACGTTGCTATCAAATAGTTTAACTATCCCCTTCCATTTTATTCTTCCGCGTGATTTACCATCAAGTTTTCAAGATTCAATAGCCAAAACACATTATcgtgttataataaaaactacaaaaatatgtaaaataatgaagAAACGGGTATTCCCATTTGTTGTTGTTGCGCATTTAAACCTTAATCATTTTGAGTATATGTTATACAAA GAGAAGTACCTATATGAACTAACCAAGAGCTTtggtaaatttaaacaatatcagtttagaataaaaacatataaaggAATTGGATCTAATCAGCGAAATATACCATTTGTAGCATATATAACTAACGACAAAAAGATCAAAGTCTCGAAAATAGTGATATCCCTTCTGCAG aaattagAATACACAGTGAAGTCGGGTTATTATAACactgaaaagaaaatacatgaaatattttttaaagacttCAAACACAACTTGGAAGAaacttatacatttttaatagatatacCACCGGTTGTACCGTCTACAATAAATTTGGAACGTACGTTGATAAAAATCTCTTATGTTTATAAG ATCACAGTGTGTTTTCGATTTCATTTTAGTATGAATATGGAAATTCCTGTGGTTATTGGATCAACACctgtaatttttacaaaataa
- the LOC123706958 gene encoding heterogeneous nuclear ribonucleoprotein 27C isoform X10 — MRMNPDMDDDEKGKLFVGGLSWETSQENLQRYFSRYGDVIDCVVMKNSESGRSRGFGFVTFAEPSLVNIVLQNGPHQLDGRTIDPKPCNPRTLQKPKRGGGYPKVFLGGLPSNITETDLRVFFGRYGKVMEVVIMYDQEKKKSRGFGFLSFEDEMSVERVTQEHFINLNGKQVEIKRAEPRDGSGKLGSGGSGMGGGGMGGAPGDAPAAGQWGPPQAPMNMIQGHNGQMGGPPINMPMAGPNIMQGYQGWGTSGQTSYASYGAAGGGAGPGNYQGWGAPPGPQAPPHAPAWPATNNYTQHAQPPAQGYGSYANYSSAPAGASAGGSWTNWNMPQNSNSTGSAGSYVPLSEGGEMYGRGGGAGAGGAAPALAGALSSAALSKSSSADYSTYQQYPPAYQQDQVH; from the exons ATGCGTATGAATCCAGACATGGACGATGATGAGAAGGG AAAACTGTTTGTTGGTGGGCTATCATGGGAGACATCGCAAGAGAATCTCCAGCGCTACTTTTCACGTTATGGTGACGTGATTGACTGTGTGGTGATGAAGAATAGCGAGTCTGGCCGCTCCAGAGGCTTCGGTTTTGTGACCTTTGCTGAGCCATCACTTGTTAATATTGTCTTGCAAAATGGCCCTCATCAACTTGATGGCAG GACAATCGACCCAAAGCCATGCAATCCACGCACGCTTCAGAAACCCAAACGTGGGGGTGGTTATCCTAAGGTGTTCCTTGGGGGTCTGCCTTCGAACATTACTGAGACCGATTTGAGAGTTTTCTTCGGAAGATACGGAAAGGTCATGGAAGTCGTAATCATGTACGATCAGGAAAAGAAGAAGTCCAGGG GTTTTGGTTTCCTGTCATTTGAAGATGAGATGTCTGTAGAACGTGTGACTCAGGAACATTTCATCAACCTTAATGGAAAGCAG GTGGAAATTAAGCGCGCTGAACCCCGCGATGGGTCTGGAAAACTGGGTAGTGGCGGTAGCGGCATGGGTGGTGGTGGTATGGGTGGAGCCCCAGGGGACGCGCCCGCTGCAGGCCAATGGGGACCGCCTCAAGCCCCAATGAATATGATCCAGGGCCACAATGGACAGATGGGTGGTCCACCCATCAACATGCCAATGGCTGGACCGAACATTATGCAAGG ATACCAAGGCTGGGGGACATCTGGACAGACTTCGTACGCGTCGTACGGCGCAGCCGGTGGCGGTGCGGGCCCCGGAAACTACCAGGGCTGGGGTGCTCCGCCCGGACCCCAGGCCCCGCCGCACGCGCCCGCTTGGCCTGCCACTAACAACTACACGCAGCACGCACAGCCGCCGGCTCAGGGCTACGGCAGTTACg CGAACTACAGCTCGGCGCCGGCGGGCGCGTCCGCGGGCGGCAGCTGGACCAACTGGAACATGCCGCAGAACTCCAACTCGACCGGCTCCG CAGGCTCGTACGTGCCGCTGTCCGAGGGCGGCGAGATGTACGGACGCGGCGGAGGCGCCGGCGCCGGAGGGGCCGCGCCTGCGTTGGCCGGGGCGCTCTCTTCTGCGGCTCTCAGCAAGTCATCGTCGGCCGACTACAGCACTTACCAACAGTACCCGCCGGCTTATCAGCAGGACCAG
- the LOC123706958 gene encoding heterogeneous nuclear ribonucleoprotein 27C isoform X8, producing the protein MRMNPDMDDDEKGKLFVGGLSWETSQENLQRYFSRYGDVIDCVVMKNSESGRSRGFGFVTFAEPSLVNIVLQNGPHQLDGRTIDPKPCNPRTLQKPKRGGGYPKVFLGGLPSNITETDLRVFFGRYGKVMEVVIMYDQEKKKSRGFGFLSFEDEMSVERVTQEHFINLNGKQVEIKRAEPRDGSGKLGSGGSGMGGGGMGGAPGDAPAAGQWGPPQAPMNMIQGHNGQMGGPPINMPMAGPNIMQGYQGWGTSGQTSYASYGAAGGGAGPGNYQGWGAPPGPQAPPHAPAWPATNNYTQHAQPPAQGYGSYANYSSAPAGASAGGSWTNWNMPQNSNSTGSAGSYVPLSEGGEMYGRGGGAGAGGAAPALAGALSSAALSKSSSADYSTYQQYPPAYQQDQVMIMNTLAAPEMVTRRHPNGATTDLRALLPPLHTIPIGVNE; encoded by the exons ATGCGTATGAATCCAGACATGGACGATGATGAGAAGGG AAAACTGTTTGTTGGTGGGCTATCATGGGAGACATCGCAAGAGAATCTCCAGCGCTACTTTTCACGTTATGGTGACGTGATTGACTGTGTGGTGATGAAGAATAGCGAGTCTGGCCGCTCCAGAGGCTTCGGTTTTGTGACCTTTGCTGAGCCATCACTTGTTAATATTGTCTTGCAAAATGGCCCTCATCAACTTGATGGCAG GACAATCGACCCAAAGCCATGCAATCCACGCACGCTTCAGAAACCCAAACGTGGGGGTGGTTATCCTAAGGTGTTCCTTGGGGGTCTGCCTTCGAACATTACTGAGACCGATTTGAGAGTTTTCTTCGGAAGATACGGAAAGGTCATGGAAGTCGTAATCATGTACGATCAGGAAAAGAAGAAGTCCAGGG GTTTTGGTTTCCTGTCATTTGAAGATGAGATGTCTGTAGAACGTGTGACTCAGGAACATTTCATCAACCTTAATGGAAAGCAG GTGGAAATTAAGCGCGCTGAACCCCGCGATGGGTCTGGAAAACTGGGTAGTGGCGGTAGCGGCATGGGTGGTGGTGGTATGGGTGGAGCCCCAGGGGACGCGCCCGCTGCAGGCCAATGGGGACCGCCTCAAGCCCCAATGAATATGATCCAGGGCCACAATGGACAGATGGGTGGTCCACCCATCAACATGCCAATGGCTGGACCGAACATTATGCAAGG ATACCAAGGCTGGGGGACATCTGGACAGACTTCGTACGCGTCGTACGGCGCAGCCGGTGGCGGTGCGGGCCCCGGAAACTACCAGGGCTGGGGTGCTCCGCCCGGACCCCAGGCCCCGCCGCACGCGCCCGCTTGGCCTGCCACTAACAACTACACGCAGCACGCACAGCCGCCGGCTCAGGGCTACGGCAGTTACg CGAACTACAGCTCGGCGCCGGCGGGCGCGTCCGCGGGCGGCAGCTGGACCAACTGGAACATGCCGCAGAACTCCAACTCGACCGGCTCCG CAGGCTCGTACGTGCCGCTGTCCGAGGGCGGCGAGATGTACGGACGCGGCGGAGGCGCCGGCGCCGGAGGGGCCGCGCCTGCGTTGGCCGGGGCGCTCTCTTCTGCGGCTCTCAGCAAGTCATCGTCGGCCGACTACAGCACTTACCAACAGTACCCGCCGGCTTATCAGCAGGACCAG